In one Rutidosis leptorrhynchoides isolate AG116_Rl617_1_P2 chromosome 8, CSIRO_AGI_Rlap_v1, whole genome shotgun sequence genomic region, the following are encoded:
- the LOC139864062 gene encoding protein DETOXIFICATION 34-like encodes MAINLHPGHQLHPGHQLHPGRKAQDTEHMTIAKIEGGKENAEGTNGTSSANSMSSNKTFVIQFPIDEVEPEKNISGSGTSEHEVTLHHSPTKAMLLNGDKRDYVGIKNFQDAKIIYILESKKLWAIATPIAFNILCNYGTNSFTNIFVGHIGDMELSAVAVSLSVIANFSFGFLLGMGSALETLCGQAFGAGEIEMLGVYMQRSWIILTVACFCILPLYIWATPLLNLLGQRDDIANLAGQFSIQILPQMFSLALNFPTQKFLQAQSKVTILAWIGFWALIVHVFLLYLLIKVFQLGTLGAAAAYDLSSWGIAVAQVIYVLGWCKEGWKGFSWLALKDLWAFVKLSVASAVMICLEIWYFMTIIVLTGNLDDPITAIGSLSICMNINGWEGMLFIGINAAISIRVSNELGSGNARAAKYCVMVTVTESLLIGFISMCIILITKNHFAVLFTDSKEMHKAVSHLAYLLGITLVLNSVQPVISGVAVGGGWQGLVAYINLFCYYVVGLPLGFFIGYKTRLGVEGIWIGMICGTALQTFILVIIVLRTNWTDEVEQASERMRQWVVRSDDKNNSEAESTEDETDFEALNEQAVNLLRKCLSESDREKVSGLTRAKDIWDKLEEIHLGKGFANDDTSVFLTDSSESKDEFVDGKKTNYFAFMADTSSSNSAQQVSSNSCSNSNIECAKCVEYKVTVDNLNKTYDEMRDKYHANLVTKKIEIDLKEEIKVYKK; translated from the exons ATGGCCATCAACCTTCATCCTGGCCATCAACTTCATCCTGGCCATCAACTTCATCCTGGACGCAAGGCACAAGACACAGAACACATGAC GATTGCAAAAATTGAGGGTGGTAAAGAAAATGCAGAGGGAACAAATGGAACATCCTCTGCAAATTCAATGTCTTCCAACAAAACATTTGTCATACAATTTCCAATTGACGAAGTTGAGCCTGAGAAAAATATCTCAGGCTCGGGCACATCAGAACATGAGGTGACGCTTCACCATTCGCCCACAAAGGCGATGTTGTTGAATGGTGATAAAAGAGATTATGTTGGCATAAAGAACTTTCAAGATGCCAAAATTATATACATATTGGAGTCTAAAAAATTATGGGCGATTGCGACTCCTATTGCGTTTAATATTCTTTGCAATTACGGTACAAATTCTTTCACAAACATATTTGTTGGACATATCGGAGATATGGAGTTATCAGCGGTCGCTGTTTCCTTATCCGTCATAGCTAACTTTTCATTTGGATTTTTG CTTGGCATGGGAAGTGCCTTGGAAACGTTATGTGGGCAAGCATTTGGAGCAGGCGAAATTGAAATGCTCGGGGTTTACATGCAAAGATCTTGGATAATCCTAACCGTTGCATGTTTCTGCATATTGCCTCTATACATTTGGGCAACGCCGTTACTAAATCTTTTAGGACAACGTGACGACATAGCAAATCTAGCCGGCCAATTCTCTATACAAATCCTCCCTCAAATGTTCTCCCTAGCCTTAAACTTCCCTACACAAAAATTCCTACAAGCTCAAAGTAAAGTCACAATTTTAGCTTGGATCGGGTTTTGGGCGCTGATTGTACATGTATTTTTATTGTATCTACTTATTAAGGTGTTTCAGTTAGGGACTTTAGGTGCTGCAGCAGCTTATGATTTGTCATCATGGGGGATTGCGGTCGCACAAGTAATTTATGTTTTGGGATGGTGTAAAGAAGGGTGGAAAGGGTTTTCGTGGTTAGCGTTAAAGGACTTGTGGGCGTTTGTTAAGCTTTCTGTGGCCTCGGCGGTTATGATTTGTTTAGAAATTTGGTATTTTATGACGATTATTGTTCTTACTGGGAACCTTGATGATCCTATTACTGCAATTGGATCCTTATCAATTTG CATGAACATAAATGGATGGGAGGGGATGTTGTTTATTGGAATCAATGCAGCAATAAGCATACGGGTTTCAAATGAGTTAGGATCGGGGAACGCAAGAGCAGCAAAATACTGCGTAATGGTAACAGTGACGGAGTCTCTTTTAATTGGATTTATCTCAATGTGCATCATCTTGATCACCAAAAACCATTTTGCTGTACTATTTACCGACTCAAAAGAGATGCACAAAGCTGTGTCACATTTGGCTTACCTTCTAGGTATTACATTGGTTCTCAATAGTGTTCAACCAGTTATTTCAG GTGTTGCTGTTGGGGGAGGATGGCAAGGACTTGTGGCTTACATAAATCTTTTCTGTTATTACGTCGTAGGCCTTCCTCTTGGGTTCTTTATTGGCTATAAAACACGCTTAGGAGTCGAG GGTATTTGGATAGGAATGATATGTGGGACTGCTTTGCAAACATTCATTCTTGTGATCATTGTGTTGAGAACCAATTGGACTGATGAG GTGGAACAAGCTTCAGAGCGAATGAGGCAATGGGTTGTACGAAGTGATGATAAAAACA ATTCAGAAGCAGAAAGTACAGAAGATGAAACCGATTTTGAAGCGTTGAACGAGCAAGCAGTGAACTTACTTAGAAAGTGCTTATCGGAAAGTGATCGTGAAAAAGTGTCTGGGTTGACAAGAGCGAAAGATATTTGGGATAAACTTGAAGAGATTCATTTGGGAAAGGGTTTTGCGAATGATGATACATCAGTGTTCCTTACAGACTCTTCAGAATCAAAAGATGAGTTCGttgatgggaagaagacaaattaTTTTGCTTTTATGGCTGATACTTCCTCATCAAATagtgctcaacaggtatcttctaatTCATGCTCTAATTCAAACATTGAATGTGCTAAATGTGTTGAATATAAGGTAACAGTAGACAATTTGAACAAAACTTATGATGAGATGCGGGACAAATATCATGCCAACCTTGTGACCAAAAAGATTGAAATTGATTTAAAAGAGGaaattaaagtttataaaaaatag